The following are encoded in a window of Dioscorea cayenensis subsp. rotundata cultivar TDr96_F1 chromosome 16, TDr96_F1_v2_PseudoChromosome.rev07_lg8_w22 25.fasta, whole genome shotgun sequence genomic DNA:
- the LOC120279566 gene encoding aspartic proteinase CDR1-like, whose translation MHKDSPLSPFYQPSVMSEDRFRAMIGRSISRARYISSIISGTSYSDDDSDHGYSGGGGGGVYTSIASSPSSSGEPSAAPSSAPGPSSNGQSKVIPNDGDYLMELGIGTPPVKIVAIADTGSDLVWIQCKPCDSCYNQTDPIFDSTKSSTFDNSVSCNDTICLAILPSSSCGDNLLCEYMYGYGGGSITFGNLARETFTFSSGSNNASSSIPGIGFGCSHSSEGQFTPNVDGLIGLGGGAASLVRQLDSSIHGKFSYCLVPYAENTTSILNMGDKAVVNGPGVVTIPMTSGNYTFYMISLNSITIGNDTIPYTPDDTTNIIVDSGTTITYIPDFALTKVIDAVSKTINLNKTKDPQNYLSLCYSHSVKDPPYPFPNITFNFDNQLGHDQVSVVLTATQTFIQSTDDVICLAMDYSGKSDNIAIFGNVAQQNMHVGYDLHANVISMAPADCSKLSSS comes from the coding sequence ATGCACAAAGACTCACCTCTTTCCCCGTTCTACCAACCATCTGTCATGTCCGAAGATCGCTTCAGGGCCATGATTGGGCGTTCTATATCTCGAGCTCGTTACATTTCATCCATCATCTCCGGCACTAGTTATAGTGATGATGATAGTGATCATGGTTAtagcggtggtggtggtggtggtgtatACACTAGCATTGCttcttcaccatcatcatcagGAGAACCATCAGCAGCACCATCATCAGCACCAGGACCCTCAAGTAATGGACAGTCAAAAGTGATCCCAAACGATGGCGACTATCTGATGGAGTTGGGGATCGGCACACCACCAGTCAAGATCGTGGCCATCGCTGACACAGGAAGTGACCTGGTATGGATCCAGTGCAAGCCATGCGACAGCTGCTATAATCAAACAGATCCCATCTTTGATTCCACCAAATCATCTACCTTCGACAACTCAGTTTCATGCAACGATACCATTTGTCTTGCAATACTACCATCCTCGTCCTGTGGCGATAATCTCCTATGCGAGTACATGTACGGCTATGGCGGTGGTTCTATAACTTTTGGGAACCTCGCCAGGGAGACATTCACCTTCTCTTCTGGTTCAAACAATGCCTCCTCCTCCATCCCAGGTATCGGCTTCGGCTGCTCTCATAGCAGCGAGGGCCAATTCACGCCGAATGTAGACGGGCTAATCGGTCTGGGAGGTGGAGCTGCGTCACTAGTGAGGCAGTTGGACTCCTCCATTCATGGAAAGTTCTCTTACTGTTTGGTTCCATACGCCGAGAACACTACTTCAATTCTCAACATGGGTGATAAAGCAGTTGTCAATGGCCCTGGCGTGGTCACCATTCCCATGACCTCTGGTAATTATACTTTCTACATGATCTCTCTCAACTCCATCACTATTGGGAACGATACCATCCCTTACACACCTGATGATACTACAAATATTATAGTTGACTCTGGCACGACCATCACTTACATACCAGATTTCGCGTTGACCAAAGTGATAGACGCCGTTTCCAAAACCATTAATCTTAACAAAACTAAGGATCCTCAGAACTACCTTTCACTTTGTTACTCCCATTCTGTTAAAGATCCTCCCTATCCCTTCCCCAACATCACTTTCAACTTCGATAACCAGCTCGGCCATGATCAGGTGTCTGTCGTTCTCACTGCCACGCAGACCTTCATCCAGTCCACAGATGATGTAATATGTTTGGCCATGGACTACTCTGGCAAATCCGATAATATTGCCATTTTCGGCAACGTAGCGCAGCAGAACATGCACGTTGGCTATGATCTCCACGCTAATGTGATTTCCATGGCTCCTGCTGACTGTTCCAAATTAAGTTCTAGCTAG